In the Paenibacillus sp. FSL R7-0337 genome, CATGCTGATTACCCATGATCTTGGCGTAGTGGCTGAGATGTGCCACCGTGTGGCTGTGATGTATGCCGGCAAGGTGGTGGAGGAAGGCAGTGTTCGAGATATTTTCAAAAATCCGCTGCATCCTTATACGAGAGGACTGATTGCCTCCGTCCCCCGGATGGATGAAGCTAAGGAACGTCTCTACTCCATTCCGGGTAATGTGCCGGTTCTCAGCACAGATATGCAGGGCTGCCGGTTCGCACCGCGCTGCCCGGAGGTCATGGAGCTCTGCATGCAGAGCCTTCCGGCGCTGACACGGCAAGAGGAACAGCACAGCTGCAGATGCTGGCTGCATGACAGTCCACAGGAGGATGCGGTATGAGTGAGAGCCTGCTTGAGGTCAAGGGACTCCGGAAGTATTATCCGCTGAACAAGGGCTTCTTCAGCCGGGACCGCGGCAGTGTGAAGGCTGTGGATGATATCTCCTTCGCTGTAAGCAAGGGCGAGACCTTCGGTCTGGTAGGAGAGAGCGGCTGCGGCAAATCGACCACCGGCCGCGCGCTGCTCCGGCTGATTGAGCCCACAGCGGGTGAGATCTGGTTCGAAGGGCAGGAGCTTACGAAGCTGTCTGCGGAAGAGATGCGGAAGCAGCGCCGGGAGATGCAGATCGTCTTCCAGGACCCGTTCTCCTCTCTGGACCCGCGTCATACTGTGCAGCGTATTCTCGAAGAGCCGATGATTGTACACGCCACCGGCAATGCCAGGCAGCGTAAGGCAGAGGTGGAGCGGCTGGCGGATGTGGTCGGATTGTCCAAGGCGCATCTGCAGCGTTACCCTCACCAGTTCTCGGGCGGACAACGTCAGCGGATTGGCATTGCCAGAGCGCTGGCACTCCATCCGAAGCTGATTATCGCGGATGAGCCTGTCTCTGCGCTGGATGTATCGATCCAGTCCCAGGTCATTAACCTCATGCAGGATTTGCAGCGGGAATTCGGCTTAACTTACATATTTATCGCCCATGATCTTAGTGTGGTGAAGCATATCTGCGACCGGGTAGCAGTAATGTACCTGGGGCGGATTGTCGAAATTACGGACAAGCATACGCTCTATGCCCGGCCGCAGCATCCTTATACGCAGGCCCTGCTCTCTGCGGTTCCTGAACCTGATCCCGATATCCGCAAGGAGCGGATCATTCTGCAGGGGGAGGTACCGAGTCCGGCCAATGCGCCAGCCGGATGTGCATTTAACACGCGTTGTCCGCGCGTGATGGAGCGGTGCCGGGTAACCAGACCTCCGCTGCTCGAGACAGAAGCCGGACACTTCACAGCCTGTCATCTCTATGATGGAGAAGCCAATACACCGCTTGCCTGATCCGCATGCATCTTAGAGCCATATACAGAAGAACCTTGGTTTATAGCTGTGCTACCTGCACCGCTCTATATAAACACTTTGATATTTCAATGAAAGAAGGGAGCTTTCTGGAGATGAAGA is a window encoding:
- a CDS encoding dipeptide ABC transporter ATP-binding protein, whose amino-acid sequence is MSESLLEVKGLRKYYPLNKGFFSRDRGSVKAVDDISFAVSKGETFGLVGESGCGKSTTGRALLRLIEPTAGEIWFEGQELTKLSAEEMRKQRREMQIVFQDPFSSLDPRHTVQRILEEPMIVHATGNARQRKAEVERLADVVGLSKAHLQRYPHQFSGGQRQRIGIARALALHPKLIIADEPVSALDVSIQSQVINLMQDLQREFGLTYIFIAHDLSVVKHICDRVAVMYLGRIVEITDKHTLYARPQHPYTQALLSAVPEPDPDIRKERIILQGEVPSPANAPAGCAFNTRCPRVMERCRVTRPPLLETEAGHFTACHLYDGEANTPLA